In Synechococcus sp. Nb3U1, one DNA window encodes the following:
- the murB gene encoding UDP-N-acetylmuramate dehydrogenase produces the protein MTTAPVIILRDSPRTPDPSLTSTSSFAGLSGLIQSGIPLAPLTTFRVGGKAEWYCEPHTDLELRQCLGWARAEGIPVTLLGAGSNLLISDAGLRGLVINTRRLRGLQLLEGGRIWAAAGEPLVNLSRVAAKQGWQGLEWAIGIPGTVGGAVVMNAGAHAYAMSDVLIEAHILDEEQELYRLEREDLHFGYRRSRLQQSPWTVTGVTLQLLPGGDPAQVQLATQCNLNQRLNSQPYHLPSCGSVFRNPEPYPAGWLIEQVGLKGYRIGGAQISERHANFILNCDQATATDIHHLIQLAQEKVSQQWSLLLEPEVRILGQFDFPS, from the coding sequence ATGACTACGGCTCCAGTGATAATCCTGCGGGATAGCCCCCGTACGCCTGACCCCTCATTGACCTCTACCTCGAGTTTTGCGGGATTGTCTGGACTGATTCAGTCGGGGATCCCGCTGGCCCCTCTGACCACTTTTCGAGTTGGGGGCAAAGCTGAGTGGTACTGCGAGCCCCATACGGATTTGGAACTGCGGCAGTGTTTGGGTTGGGCCCGGGCGGAAGGGATCCCGGTTACGCTGTTGGGGGCGGGCAGCAATCTTCTAATTAGCGATGCCGGCCTGAGGGGGTTGGTGATCAACACCCGTCGGTTACGCGGGCTGCAACTGTTGGAAGGGGGGAGAATTTGGGCTGCCGCCGGTGAGCCTTTGGTGAATTTGTCGCGGGTGGCAGCCAAGCAGGGTTGGCAAGGGTTGGAGTGGGCGATCGGGATCCCCGGTACGGTGGGGGGAGCCGTGGTGATGAATGCCGGGGCTCATGCCTATGCGATGTCGGATGTGCTGATCGAGGCACACATTTTGGATGAGGAACAGGAGCTGTATCGGCTGGAGCGGGAGGATTTACACTTCGGCTACCGCCGTTCTCGGCTGCAACAATCCCCTTGGACAGTAACAGGTGTAACGCTACAGTTGCTCCCAGGTGGGGATCCGGCTCAGGTGCAGTTGGCAACCCAGTGCAATCTCAACCAACGCCTGAATTCGCAACCCTATCACCTGCCTAGCTGTGGCAGTGTCTTTCGCAACCCTGAGCCTTACCCAGCAGGCTGGCTGATCGAGCAGGTGGGGTTGAAGGGCTATCGGATTGGTGGGGCCCAAATTTCAGAGCGCCACGCCAATTTCATCCTCAATTGCGATCAGGCTACCGCCACCGATATTCACCATTTAATCCAGTTGGCTCAGGAAAAAGTTAGTCAACAATGGTCCCTGTTGTTGGAACCAGAGGTGCGCATCTTAGGGCAATTTGACTTTCCCTCTTGA
- a CDS encoding SHOCT domain-containing protein, producing MANLREQGILTEEEFQTKKKELLSWL from the coding sequence TTGGCCAACCTGCGGGAGCAAGGGATCCTCACCGAAGAGGAATTTCAAACCAAAAAGAAAGAACTATTGAGTTGGCTATAA
- a CDS encoding cadmium resistance transporter codes for MSVTAFWTTLLEGLIAFFATHIDDFFLLALLFAQAQIQPSWKPWHIWLGGYVGLAGLILISSLGYLGGLLLPPAVIGLLGLIPIAVGCWKLWRPGNEEVMEKELEELREHPPQKTWLTSLPFLAPPVLMSVVLTFANGGDNISLYVPLFASSSPLQLVFYCVIFFLMKGLWFAVAQRLAMQPAVVKILIERGEYWVPWILIGLGVWILFENETWRWVLP; via the coding sequence ATGTCCGTCACTGCCTTTTGGACAACCTTATTAGAAGGGCTTATCGCTTTTTTTGCCACTCACATCGATGACTTTTTCTTGCTAGCTTTGCTGTTTGCTCAGGCTCAAATACAACCCAGTTGGAAACCCTGGCATATTTGGCTTGGGGGCTATGTTGGCTTGGCAGGGCTAATTCTGATCAGCTCCTTGGGCTATTTGGGGGGCTTGTTGTTGCCTCCAGCCGTGATTGGGCTATTGGGGCTGATCCCGATTGCTGTGGGCTGCTGGAAACTGTGGCGGCCGGGAAATGAGGAGGTGATGGAAAAGGAGCTAGAAGAACTCCGGGAGCATCCACCCCAGAAAACTTGGCTGACCTCTTTGCCTTTCTTGGCCCCGCCTGTGCTGATGTCGGTGGTTCTCACCTTTGCCAATGGCGGGGACAATATCAGCCTGTATGTTCCATTGTTTGCCAGTAGTAGCCCTTTACAGCTGGTTTTCTATTGCGTGATCTTTTTTCTGATGAAAGGGTTGTGGTTTGCCGTTGCTCAGAGGTTGGCAATGCAGCCAGCGGTTGTGAAGATCTTGATAGAACGGGGGGAATATTGGGTGCCCTGGATCTTAATCGGGTTGGGAGTGTGGATCCTGTTTGAGAATGAAACTTGGCGATGGGTATTGCCCTAG
- a CDS encoding alpha/beta hydrolase gives MLSNEPFLWRGAEVGISPQAHACLLLHGLGGGIYELQWLAERLLALGLTVQGFNYPGHDHPSVRMPRSSWTEWYGRVLEHYLALQQEYPRISLVGFSTGCPLALHLAFAHPVHKLVLLAPFFAIRHRWFYGLRPEQYLNSLGWLLEDVPHLRLPLRDENARALAEKAAYFQSFNLPSVRSALELIERVKGEVAHIPVPTLILQSRQDTVVDPEQAEWLCRELGSQQKSLHWLEHSDHIISLDVEREEVFAQVCRFLGDP, from the coding sequence ATGTTGAGCAATGAACCCTTTTTGTGGCGCGGGGCTGAGGTCGGGATATCTCCCCAGGCGCACGCCTGTCTGCTGTTGCATGGGTTGGGGGGTGGCATCTATGAGTTGCAGTGGCTCGCGGAGCGGCTTCTGGCTTTGGGCCTGACGGTTCAGGGTTTCAACTATCCGGGCCATGATCACCCCTCTGTGCGCATGCCGCGTTCGAGCTGGACGGAATGGTACGGGCGCGTCTTGGAACATTATCTGGCTTTGCAGCAGGAGTACCCACGGATCTCTCTGGTTGGCTTTTCCACCGGCTGCCCTTTGGCCTTGCATCTGGCCTTTGCCCATCCCGTGCACAAATTGGTCTTGCTGGCTCCCTTTTTCGCCATTCGCCACCGGTGGTTCTACGGATTGCGCCCGGAGCAGTACCTCAATAGCCTGGGTTGGCTACTAGAGGATGTACCCCACCTTAGGTTGCCGCTTCGGGATGAGAATGCACGGGCTTTGGCGGAAAAAGCAGCCTATTTTCAGAGCTTTAATCTGCCCTCGGTGCGCAGCGCCTTGGAGCTGATCGAGCGGGTGAAAGGAGAAGTGGCCCACATTCCGGTGCCGACCCTGATCCTGCAATCTCGCCAAGATACGGTGGTGGATCCCGAACAGGCGGAGTGGCTCTGTCGGGAGCTGGGATCCCAGCAGAAAAGCTTGCATTGGCTAGAGCACTCCGATCACATCATTTCTCTGGATGTCGAGCGAGAGGAAGTATTCGCGCAGGTTTGCCGGTTTTTAGGGGATCCCTAG